A genomic region of Catalinimonas niigatensis contains the following coding sequences:
- a CDS encoding ABC transporter permease has protein sequence MLRNYLLIAFRNLLKNKAFSLINILGLAIGMAACLLILQYVNFELSYDDFHEHAEDIYRVHAYNFKDNTITRKTPLNPYPLGPGLQKDYPEVINFTRLILPWSGQEASSTLVWRNMKGNTVKQNFKWGFYTDPGFLEMFSFSLLKGDRQAALKSTHQIVLSESTARKLFGNNWQEKDDIIGQSLEYINEYDRFTLVISGIIADAPANAHFQYEFLTSMSTLSTGWAKDFIDTWDSNGVYTYLQLAPQTDANNFTHKLNTFVAQHGPENLHAHTEFSLLPLQDIYLYSHLEEELKVNGNAKYVSFLSLVAILILSIALVNYMNLTTAKAVSRGNEVGVRKVMGAKRAQIVRQFLFESLLLNVLAFILAMTFLQLAIPFYTHLTGKVWNAAPGHFRGFILLLFPLSTLISGLYPALLLSGFHPVQMLKGRFVHSQSGMQLRKGMVVFQFWISVMLIIFTFTVYHQLQYMRTYDPGFEQEGVLVVKGPANRTETWIEHDQQRNTSDHTDTFKDAASQYAGGNAVSLSWSIPGERGSIWPVGLVEAYGNSKIDVINADNDYAAVYGLELMSGVFDTENGYVINESAAEILGYDDPTAAVGQVFRDDRNHERNIRGVVKDYHHHSLQHQIRPLIFSENDPTYQLDFYYSLKVNTGQLNTTMDQLENAYKKAYPFDAFEYYFIDEYFDAQYREDQRFGNLFSLFSGLCIFIACLGLFGLSLQTIAEKTKEIGIRKVLGASVSNILSLLSRDFIKLVIIASVLALPLAYWVIQRWLQNYAFHIEIAWWLLLLPVLLLIIITMLTISFQTTRAALANPVDSLKYE, from the coding sequence ATGCTACGCAACTATCTCCTCATTGCCTTCCGCAATCTGTTAAAGAATAAGGCCTTCAGCCTGATCAATATCTTGGGCTTAGCTATCGGTATGGCAGCTTGCTTGCTCATCTTGCAATATGTAAACTTTGAGCTGAGCTATGATGACTTTCATGAACATGCAGAAGATATTTACCGGGTACATGCCTACAATTTCAAGGATAATACGATCACCCGAAAAACCCCATTAAATCCCTATCCATTAGGGCCGGGTTTACAAAAAGATTATCCTGAAGTCATCAACTTCACCCGGCTCATTCTTCCCTGGAGTGGACAGGAGGCAAGTAGTACGTTGGTTTGGCGGAATATGAAAGGTAATACCGTGAAGCAGAATTTTAAGTGGGGCTTTTACACCGATCCCGGATTTTTGGAAATGTTTTCTTTTTCCTTGCTAAAAGGGGACCGGCAAGCCGCGTTAAAAAGTACCCATCAAATTGTCCTCTCCGAAAGCACAGCCCGCAAGCTTTTCGGGAACAACTGGCAAGAAAAAGATGATATCATCGGGCAAAGCTTAGAATACATCAATGAATATGACCGTTTTACTTTGGTGATTAGCGGTATCATTGCCGATGCCCCGGCAAATGCCCATTTTCAATATGAATTCCTGACGTCTATGTCTACCTTGTCAACGGGTTGGGCCAAAGACTTTATAGATACCTGGGACTCAAACGGAGTTTATACTTATTTGCAACTCGCCCCTCAGACTGACGCTAACAATTTTACCCATAAATTGAATACATTTGTCGCACAGCATGGGCCGGAAAACCTTCATGCACATACTGAATTCAGCTTACTTCCCTTACAGGATATTTACCTATACTCTCATCTGGAAGAAGAATTAAAGGTAAATGGTAATGCCAAATATGTTTCTTTTCTCTCTCTGGTAGCCATCCTGATTTTGAGTATCGCCCTGGTAAATTACATGAACCTGACCACCGCAAAAGCAGTGTCCCGGGGCAATGAAGTAGGCGTAAGAAAAGTCATGGGGGCTAAACGTGCCCAGATTGTCAGGCAGTTTCTTTTTGAATCGCTTTTGCTGAATGTCCTTGCTTTCATACTCGCTATGACTTTTCTTCAGCTTGCCATCCCTTTTTATACACATCTCACAGGAAAAGTATGGAATGCTGCTCCCGGTCATTTCCGGGGTTTTATCTTACTCTTGTTCCCACTCAGCACACTAATTTCCGGCTTATACCCAGCATTGTTGTTATCAGGTTTTCATCCCGTACAAATGTTGAAAGGCAGGTTTGTTCATTCCCAAAGCGGGATGCAATTGAGAAAAGGAATGGTGGTATTTCAGTTCTGGATATCTGTCATGCTTATTATTTTTACTTTCACCGTGTATCATCAATTACAGTATATGCGCACCTATGATCCGGGTTTTGAGCAGGAAGGGGTATTGGTAGTCAAAGGCCCTGCTAACCGTACAGAAACCTGGATTGAGCATGATCAACAAAGAAACACAAGCGATCATACTGATACTTTTAAGGATGCAGCTTCTCAGTATGCAGGGGGCAATGCCGTCTCCCTTTCATGGTCTATCCCGGGCGAACGAGGTAGCATCTGGCCGGTAGGATTGGTGGAGGCTTACGGTAACAGCAAAATAGATGTCATCAATGCCGATAACGATTATGCAGCAGTATACGGGCTTGAGTTGATGTCCGGTGTGTTTGATACTGAAAATGGCTATGTCATCAATGAAAGTGCCGCTGAAATTTTAGGCTACGATGATCCAACAGCTGCTGTGGGCCAGGTATTCAGGGATGACAGAAACCATGAACGCAACATCCGGGGAGTGGTCAAAGATTATCATCACCACAGTCTTCAGCATCAGATACGGCCACTCATATTTTCTGAAAATGATCCCACCTACCAACTGGACTTCTATTACAGTCTGAAAGTCAATACTGGGCAGCTAAATACTACGATGGATCAATTAGAAAATGCATATAAAAAAGCCTATCCCTTTGATGCTTTTGAGTATTATTTCATAGATGAGTATTTTGATGCACAATACAGGGAAGACCAACGTTTTGGCAATCTGTTCAGTCTTTTTTCCGGTCTTTGTATTTTCATTGCCTGTCTGGGATTATTTGGGCTTTCACTGCAAACCATAGCCGAGAAAACTAAAGAGATAGGTATCAGAAAAGTATTGGGTGCGTCGGTAAGTAACATTCTCAGCTTGCTCTCCCGGGATTTTATAAAGTTGGTCATAATCGCTAGTGTATTAGCCCTTCCTCTGGCCTATTGGGTAATTCAACGCTGGCTGCAAAACTATGCTTTCCACATTGAAATTGCCTGGTGGCTGTTGCTGCTTCCTGTGCTGTTGCTTATCATCATTACCATGCTCACTATCAGCTTCCAAACTACCCGGGCGGCCTTGGCAAATCCGGTGGATTCTCTGAAGTACGAATAG
- a CDS encoding carboxylesterase/lipase family protein codes for MSISKSLLYVACCIMFIASCKPTHDPLEVVKTEAGLISGTTNQEEDIHIFKGIPFAEPPIGKLRWKAPQPATPWTDVRQCTTFGPSPMQNEPAPFSMWTEEFLIPKEPISEDCLYLNVWTGAKAYSEKRPVMVWIYGGGFSSGGSAVPIYDGEAMAKKGIVFVSINYRVGIFGFFAHPELSRESGHYASGNYGLMDQLAALQWVQKNIAAFGGDPENVTIAGQSAGAMSVNCLVASPLSEGLFHQAIAQSGANFARDKPLLREAEEKGEAVARSLQASSLADLRNIASEDLLQAEGGIRGPIIDGYILPEPVVDIFDAGKQQDVAVLTGWNEDEGLVFGPMVNAEVFRQQAEAQYGEKAETFLSYYPATDDSVTEISQLKSSRDRIFGAHNFAWAKLQSEQGKSKVYVYRFTRKVPATGEYIKYGAFHTGEVPYAYDNLQFVERPWEPIDHELAHLMSSYWVNFVSSGDPNGEALPPWPAYDTTDDQIMLLGKKPEASVLPDRDALDFLYEQMVGE; via the coding sequence ATGTCCATCTCAAAATCATTACTGTATGTAGCTTGCTGCATCATGTTTATTGCCTCCTGCAAACCCACGCATGATCCGCTGGAAGTTGTCAAAACAGAGGCAGGTCTGATTTCAGGAACGACTAATCAGGAAGAAGATATTCATATCTTTAAAGGCATTCCCTTCGCAGAGCCACCCATAGGCAAATTACGATGGAAAGCGCCTCAGCCTGCCACTCCCTGGACAGATGTACGGCAATGCACGACTTTTGGTCCTAGCCCGATGCAAAATGAGCCTGCGCCCTTCAGCATGTGGACAGAGGAATTTTTGATTCCTAAAGAACCTATCAGCGAAGATTGCCTGTATCTGAATGTATGGACAGGAGCAAAGGCTTACAGTGAGAAACGTCCGGTAATGGTGTGGATTTATGGGGGTGGCTTTAGTAGTGGTGGCAGTGCCGTACCCATTTACGATGGCGAGGCAATGGCTAAAAAAGGAATTGTGTTCGTCAGCATCAATTATCGGGTGGGCATCTTTGGCTTCTTCGCCCATCCTGAACTCAGCAGGGAATCAGGTCATTATGCATCGGGAAATTATGGCTTAATGGATCAACTTGCTGCCCTGCAATGGGTGCAAAAGAATATCGCTGCCTTTGGTGGTGACCCGGAGAATGTAACCATCGCCGGACAATCTGCCGGTGCGATGAGCGTCAACTGTCTGGTGGCTTCTCCCCTCTCTGAAGGTCTTTTTCACCAGGCAATTGCCCAAAGCGGTGCCAATTTCGCAAGGGATAAGCCTTTACTCCGGGAGGCAGAAGAAAAAGGTGAAGCCGTAGCCCGGTCATTGCAGGCTTCTTCCCTTGCTGACTTAAGAAACATTGCCTCGGAAGACTTATTACAGGCGGAAGGGGGAATACGTGGACCCATCATTGATGGCTATATATTGCCTGAGCCAGTAGTTGACATTTTTGATGCGGGCAAACAGCAGGATGTAGCCGTTTTGACTGGCTGGAATGAAGATGAAGGTTTGGTCTTCGGGCCTATGGTCAATGCGGAGGTTTTTCGGCAGCAGGCCGAAGCACAGTATGGCGAAAAGGCGGAGACTTTCCTGTCCTATTATCCTGCTACTGATGATTCGGTGACTGAGATTTCCCAATTAAAATCTTCCCGGGACAGAATTTTTGGGGCACATAATTTTGCCTGGGCCAAACTTCAAAGCGAGCAGGGCAAATCCAAAGTATATGTATACCGCTTTACCCGCAAAGTACCTGCCACCGGAGAATATATTAAATACGGTGCATTTCATACCGGCGAAGTGCCTTATGCCTATGATAATTTACAGTTTGTAGAGCGTCCCTGGGAGCCGATAGACCATGAACTGGCCCATCTGATGTCCTCTTATTGGGTAAACTTTGTCAGCAGCGGCGATCCTAATGGCGAAGCCCTTCCGCCCTGGCCTGCTTATGATACTACTGATGATCAGATCATGCTACTGGGAAAAAAACCCGAAGCCAGCGTACTACCCGACAGAGATGCGCTGGATTTTCTGTATGAGCAAATGGTAGGAGAATAA
- a CDS encoding alpha/beta hydrolase, which yields MNIIRFFLTILLLAPAFFSLAAKVDTLDIPSEAMRKNIRAAVVLPDSYAHNSSAYPVLYLLHGGTGKFSDWHQKTPDKMLLHRLADQYNLIIVTPDGGATSYYFDSPLEQSSQYETHIARELIEKIDGSYRTVQDRKGRVIAGLSMGGHGAVFIATRHPELYFAAGSMSGVMNINTASWKVPEDFARSRAQNFASLLGPPKDSLNPYPDYTAVGMTEQIKASGLKLIFDCGTDDFLIDTNRDLHQKLLANETPHDYTERPGGHSWEYWENALPYQVLFFHKLLKANGVSIP from the coding sequence ATGAACATTATTCGCTTTTTCCTTACGATACTGCTGCTCGCGCCAGCTTTCTTTTCCCTTGCCGCCAAAGTAGATACACTGGATATTCCCAGCGAAGCCATGCGTAAAAACATACGTGCTGCGGTAGTGCTGCCCGATTCCTATGCCCACAACAGTAGTGCTTATCCGGTGCTTTATCTTTTGCACGGAGGCACGGGAAAGTTCAGTGACTGGCATCAAAAAACACCGGATAAGATGCTGCTGCACCGTCTGGCTGATCAGTACAACCTCATTATCGTAACGCCGGATGGAGGTGCTACCAGTTACTACTTTGATAGCCCGCTGGAACAGAGCAGTCAGTATGAAACGCACATTGCCAGGGAGCTGATAGAGAAAATTGATGGAAGTTATCGTACTGTACAAGACCGCAAAGGTCGGGTCATTGCAGGTTTGTCAATGGGAGGACACGGTGCTGTCTTCATTGCCACCCGCCATCCTGAATTGTATTTTGCTGCCGGGAGCATGAGTGGCGTGATGAATATCAATACCGCTAGCTGGAAAGTACCGGAAGACTTTGCCCGCTCCCGTGCCCAGAATTTTGCCAGTTTGCTTGGCCCTCCTAAAGATTCTTTGAACCCCTATCCGGACTATACGGCTGTGGGAATGACCGAACAGATCAAGGCGAGCGGGCTGAAGCTGATTTTTGATTGTGGAACAGATGATTTCCTCATAGATACCAACCGGGATTTGCACCAAAAGCTCCTGGCCAATGAAACTCCACATGATTATACCGAAAGACCGGGAGGCCACAGTTGGGAATACTGGGAAAATGCATTGCCTTATCAGGTCTTATTCTTTCATAAACTATTAAAAGCCAATGGCGTGAGCATTCCATAG
- a CDS encoding alpha/beta hydrolase family protein yields the protein MIRILPLLLLTCLMTGTLQAQNSVKTKDAVNINGITQWIGVNGKDDSKPVLLFLHGGPGFSSRPYSRKFVKGLRKDFIVVQWDQRESGITASWSPMQEPLTLDMFHQDTYEVVQYLRKRFDREKIYLVGFSWGATLGLHFAKQHPELLHAYVSVSGSPHTEESERLTLERLKEKAEASHNEEALQEISQIEIPFQQWEALYYQRKWTAYYSGVKTNSKTYPASLFEKWSVKWLPLFVEASRVNYFESAAEIHCPIYFFHSNKDYASNYKLTEKYFHALKAEHKRMVWFEKSTHEIPNQEPEKFSEELIKISHSL from the coding sequence ATGATTCGTATACTCCCCCTCCTCTTATTGACCTGCCTCATGACAGGCACCCTTCAGGCACAAAATTCGGTCAAAACCAAAGATGCCGTAAACATCAATGGCATCACCCAGTGGATTGGCGTCAATGGGAAAGACGACAGCAAGCCGGTACTGCTCTTTCTGCACGGTGGTCCGGGCTTTTCTTCCAGACCTTACTCCAGAAAGTTTGTCAAAGGACTCAGAAAGGATTTTATTGTGGTGCAGTGGGACCAGCGGGAGAGCGGCATCACCGCCTCATGGAGTCCGATGCAGGAACCGCTGACGCTGGATATGTTTCATCAGGATACCTATGAGGTGGTACAATACCTGCGCAAGCGCTTTGACCGGGAAAAGATTTACCTAGTAGGCTTTTCGTGGGGGGCGACGCTGGGACTGCACTTTGCCAAACAACATCCCGAACTGCTGCATGCCTATGTTTCGGTGAGCGGATCGCCCCACACTGAGGAAAGTGAAAGGCTTACGCTTGAGAGACTGAAAGAAAAAGCAGAAGCTTCCCATAACGAAGAAGCCCTGCAGGAAATCTCACAGATAGAAATTCCCTTTCAGCAATGGGAAGCCCTGTACTATCAGCGCAAATGGACTGCTTATTACAGTGGTGTCAAGACCAACAGTAAAACTTATCCCGCATCTTTATTTGAGAAGTGGTCTGTCAAATGGCTGCCTTTGTTTGTAGAAGCCTCCAGGGTCAATTACTTTGAAAGCGCAGCAGAGATCCACTGCCCTATTTACTTCTTCCACAGCAACAAAGATTATGCGTCCAATTATAAATTAACGGAAAAGTATTTTCATGCTTTGAAAGCTGAGCATAAACGCATGGTCTGGTTTGAAAAATCTACCCATGAGATTCCTAACCAGGAGCCTGAAAAGTTCAGCGAAGAACTCATCAAGATCAGCCATAGCCTGTAA
- a CDS encoding transposase yields the protein MMELNKIYFFTASILKWLPLLKNTNYKSLVVDSLRHLVQAKKISLYGFVIMPNHIHLVWELLAMNGRESPHASFMKYTSHQMLKDLRENYPSLLNSFKVEKNTRNHQFWQRDALSVHLYTPAIIYQKLDYVHNNPVQGKWMLADSPQEYCYSSARFYATGIDDFEMLTHIGERM from the coding sequence ATGATGGAATTAAATAAAATCTATTTCTTTACTGCCTCCATACTCAAATGGTTACCATTGCTTAAAAACACGAATTATAAAAGTTTAGTCGTTGACAGTCTCAGGCATCTTGTACAAGCGAAAAAAATAAGCCTATATGGTTTTGTCATTATGCCTAACCACATCCATTTGGTATGGGAATTATTAGCCATGAACGGTAGAGAGTCTCCTCATGCTAGTTTTATGAAGTATACCAGTCATCAAATGCTTAAGGATTTGAGGGAAAATTATCCTTCTCTGTTAAATAGTTTTAAAGTAGAAAAGAATACTCGGAATCATCAATTCTGGCAGAGAGATGCATTGTCTGTTCACTTATATACTCCTGCTATTATTTATCAAAAGCTTGATTATGTACATAACAATCCTGTACAAGGGAAGTGGATGTTAGCAGATAGTCCACAGGAATATTGTTACTCTTCAGCACGCTTTTATGCAACAGGTATAGATGACTTTGAAATGCTCACCCATATAGGAGAAAGGATGTAA
- a CDS encoding DUF4180 domain-containing protein: MEIITHQVADTQIAEVSAEEIVISSAEDGVDLLGNIYYQDFDKVILHEKNITPDFFDLQNGMAGEILQKFSNYRVSLAVVGDFGKYTRQSLKDFMYESNQAGHINFVPSLAEALVRLSKNS; the protein is encoded by the coding sequence ATGGAAATTATCACACACCAGGTGGCAGACACCCAAATTGCTGAAGTATCTGCTGAAGAGATCGTCATTAGCTCTGCTGAAGACGGAGTAGACTTACTGGGCAATATCTATTATCAGGATTTTGACAAAGTTATTCTCCATGAGAAGAACATCACACCCGATTTTTTTGACTTACAAAATGGAATGGCAGGAGAGATACTTCAGAAGTTTTCCAATTATCGTGTGAGCCTTGCTGTTGTTGGAGATTTTGGGAAATATACCCGCCAGAGTTTGAAAGACTTTATGTATGAAAGCAATCAGGCCGGGCATATCAACTTTGTTCCTTCCCTTGCAGAAGCATTAGTCAGGCTTTCAAAGAATAGTTAG
- a CDS encoding cupin domain-containing protein, with translation MQIVLPHTIENTTGEKLKFLRITVKDGIEYLEGENEVQPNAGPPMHVHHKQDESITVISGKMGYQVLGKEKKYANPGETVLFKAGEAHKFWNAGDELLHCSGYISPPDNAVYFLSEIFKSANENGGQPGMYDAAFLLHRYKSEFTMLEIPPFVQKILFPIILFFGNLTGKNKKFTGAPAPR, from the coding sequence ATGCAAATCGTTTTACCGCATACCATTGAAAATACGACGGGCGAGAAGCTCAAATTTTTGAGAATCACTGTTAAAGACGGGATAGAATATCTGGAAGGAGAAAATGAAGTTCAGCCCAATGCCGGGCCTCCCATGCATGTGCATCATAAACAGGATGAAAGCATAACTGTGATTTCAGGAAAAATGGGTTATCAGGTGTTGGGAAAAGAAAAAAAGTATGCAAATCCTGGTGAGACTGTACTTTTCAAAGCTGGTGAAGCGCACAAATTCTGGAATGCTGGCGATGAGCTATTACATTGCTCAGGTTATATCAGTCCTCCGGACAATGCAGTATATTTTCTTTCCGAAATCTTTAAGTCAGCAAACGAAAATGGCGGACAACCGGGAATGTATGATGCTGCTTTTTTGCTACACCGGTACAAATCCGAATTTACCATGCTGGAGATTCCGCCTTTTGTTCAGAAGATCCTGTTTCCCATTATCTTATTTTTCGGTAATCTGACAGGAAAGAATAAAAAATTCACAGGCGCGCCAGCACCAAGATAA
- a CDS encoding phospholipase A, with translation MRTYRSGVLLLLFLVGWILSAPAQSIIEESKAVYIKSISERWELDSATRQGVFRLTYYKPFYVTAGRWSSNPNEQPRSENPNYSVSDPIAYNNYEAKFQLSFKTKLLQTIFWGYGDLWMAYTQKAHWQIYNTNISRAFRELNYEPELILNFPINIEILGFRARTLGVAFNHQSNGREVPLSRSWNRIIFHMGLEREHWMLVVRPWIRLPDEDDENPLITDYIGRGELTLAYSTGKHQLYLLATSPLRWETLDRGSTQLNWVFHIEGNIKGQLQLSTGYGETMIDYNHRQTTIGLGVSFVDW, from the coding sequence ATGAGAACCTATAGATCAGGTGTATTGCTCCTGTTATTCCTGGTCGGATGGATACTGTCTGCCCCTGCACAATCCATCATAGAAGAGAGTAAAGCGGTGTATATTAAAAGTATTTCAGAACGATGGGAATTAGATTCTGCTACACGCCAAGGTGTTTTTCGCTTAACCTATTACAAACCTTTTTATGTGACAGCAGGCCGCTGGTCAAGCAACCCTAACGAGCAACCTCGCAGTGAAAACCCTAACTATTCGGTTTCCGATCCGATCGCTTACAACAACTACGAAGCCAAGTTTCAGCTAAGCTTTAAGACCAAGCTATTGCAAACTATCTTTTGGGGCTACGGAGATCTATGGATGGCTTATACGCAGAAAGCGCATTGGCAAATCTATAACACCAATATCTCACGTGCTTTCCGGGAACTTAACTATGAACCTGAACTTATTCTAAACTTCCCTATTAATATTGAGATATTAGGCTTCAGGGCCCGCACGTTAGGTGTGGCTTTTAATCATCAATCCAATGGAAGAGAAGTACCTCTATCAAGAAGTTGGAACAGGATTATTTTTCATATGGGTCTGGAGCGTGAACATTGGATGCTTGTGGTTCGTCCCTGGATTCGCCTGCCCGATGAAGATGATGAAAACCCTCTGATTACTGATTACATTGGAAGAGGTGAACTTACGCTGGCCTACAGTACCGGTAAACATCAATTGTATCTGCTGGCTACTAGCCCGCTACGCTGGGAAACGCTGGACCGGGGCAGCACGCAGCTAAACTGGGTATTCCATATTGAGGGAAATATCAAAGGGCAGTTGCAACTCTCCACCGGATACGGAGAAACCATGATAGATTATAACCATCGCCAAACGACCATCGGACTAGGCGTATCTTTTGTGGACTGGTAA
- a CDS encoding DUF5615 family PIN-like protein — MAPRSRGDRQNISYRIVKSLEDILPDLTHVKFVGLLDAEDYDIWQFAKANDYTIITFDADFYELQTIKGFPPPIIWLRFGNMTRLEFIDFFQNNAEVIKDYLSSEEFKDIGCLEFK; from the coding sequence ATTGCTCCTCGATCCCGCGGGGACCGTCAAAATATATCTTATCGTATCGTAAAAAGTCTGGAAGATATTCTACCGGATTTAACCCATGTGAAATTTGTAGGGCTATTGGATGCTGAGGATTATGACATATGGCAATTTGCCAAGGCAAATGATTATACCATTATTACTTTTGATGCAGACTTCTACGAATTACAAACCATCAAAGGCTTTCCACCACCCATCATCTGGTTGCGATTTGGGAACATGACGCGTTTGGAATTTATTGACTTCTTTCAAAACAATGCAGAAGTGATCAAAGATTACTTATCCTCCGAGGAATTTAAGGATATAGGCTGCCTGGAGTTTAAGTAA
- a CDS encoding DUF433 domain-containing protein, whose translation MKPFQEYPLGKLIKINPNKRFGRPCVRDTRISVYDVLAWLAKGMSKEEIMEDFPELTEEDIQACLAYAAEREHNIRVA comes from the coding sequence ATGAAACCATTCCAGGAGTATCCACTCGGGAAACTCATCAAGATCAATCCTAACAAAAGATTTGGTCGTCCTTGTGTAAGAGATACCAGGATATCGGTATATGATGTTTTGGCCTGGCTGGCCAAAGGCATGAGCAAAGAAGAAATCATGGAAGATTTTCCTGAACTCACTGAAGAAGACATCCAGGCTTGTCTTGCCTATGCTGCTGAGCGCGAACACAACATCAGAGTAGCCTGA